One Myxococcales bacterium genomic region harbors:
- a CDS encoding DUF4262 domain-containing protein, giving the protein MSDDRETRRERALALIRRNIETHGFHVYLVKGGLSPRFAYTIGLSERFGAELVFAGDALCDASDVHRAIAACAERAFVLGDRIDVPHLGSVSAGPVLPEWSTELVLGAMDYLQRSTVACVQIVPDSTRTIDVPSLGLPRDRSPCWKWLSSPCPYRLSDGDVAVTNRRALLGDAVTEAVRWETDQWEAFSCSAEDVQKEDMRVVPLATLVAADESLAPAVELEIGKGMRRTGLTSRWEAWGN; this is encoded by the coding sequence ATGTCGGACGACCGAGAAACACGCCGCGAGAGAGCTCTCGCGCTCATCCGTCGAAACATAGAAACACACGGCTTCCACGTGTACTTGGTGAAGGGCGGTCTCTCGCCTCGATTTGCGTACACCATTGGGCTTTCGGAGCGTTTTGGCGCGGAGCTCGTCTTCGCAGGGGACGCGCTCTGCGACGCCTCGGACGTGCATCGGGCGATTGCGGCTTGCGCGGAGCGCGCCTTCGTCCTCGGTGACCGCATCGACGTTCCTCACCTGGGGTCCGTCTCGGCGGGGCCCGTTCTTCCGGAATGGAGCACCGAGCTCGTCCTCGGCGCCATGGACTACCTCCAGCGGAGCACGGTCGCCTGCGTCCAGATTGTGCCGGACTCCACCAGGACGATAGACGTACCCTCACTGGGCCTTCCGAGGGACCGATCGCCATGCTGGAAGTGGCTCTCGAGCCCTTGCCCGTACCGTCTCTCGGACGGCGACGTGGCCGTCACGAACCGCCGCGCGCTCCTCGGCGATGCCGTCACCGAAGCCGTACGTTGGGAGACCGATCAGTGGGAAGCGTTCTCTTGCTCGGCGGAAGACGTGCAGAAGGAAGACATGCGCGTCGTGCCCCTGGCGACGCTCGTCGCGGCCGACGAAAGCCTGGCGCCTGCGGTCGAGTTGGAGATCGGAAAGGGAATGCGACGCACGGGATTGACGTCCAGGTGGGAAGCCTGGGGTAACTAA
- a CDS encoding carboxypeptidase regulatory-like domain-containing protein — MPRRAHPSFSLPFLLLMALSVALSACGGCSDETSPPGADPDGGVNVPPPPGEGGPWVDPCAAPPIDGTAGVSFADAIRFLTEGACSQQLGVDKAYLDATRVSVVRGRVLDEAGAPVVGAKVRAPSEAKLGESKTDGEGRFSFVVLGAGSTRLRFDAPGKLLAHRTASPRPNRFAVLEDVVLVAPSAKGTPVAFGSAEWQVASGETSRDESDPRTAVVLVPPGTRAEVVKASGDKTPLERGTLRVTEYTRGSRGPSAMPGELPPASAYTYASAFAIDEAGVDTRVAFSAPVVTYVDNFLHMKVGAPVPAGVLEDGDSGWKAEASGRIVAVLPGPSLDTDGDGQADGADALAAAGITPGEIAALAKAGVVPGKSYLRVPMAHFSAWDLNWAFGPPLDSIFPPDGDGKGGPGIPCIGSGGSWFECEKRTLAEDLPLVGTNVFLHYHSDRMPGRKDARTLTVPVTGATVPPTAKRAEVSVTVLGVTETKTFAPLTPNLTHTFTWNGKDAYGRDWPGQTVAEVRVGLVYDGVYQNVRTFGAYGDGEAVTGDKTRQEVGLRRGYEVPIGARDQTALGLGGWSLSAHHVYDPAGRVLYRGDGTTRYAADIGATLRILAGSGRFGGAGDGGPPLAADLASPDGVAVDAKGTVYVSESIGYRIRKIEGGVISTFAGTGTQGHTGDGGPATMATIDTPRGVIVRRDGRVCFAEQYGDSVRCVGRDGVIRTILGGGAKPITIDPQLATEVTVSRPTALAEGPDGSLYVTAEGTSTVVRLDPGGRVELAVGGGMEIGEAVPARRTSLLLPRGLAVGPDGTLFIAEQGRNRVRRVDPSGLVSTLAGAGDAGSTGDGGPAESATFRGPTALAVDAEGAVFVSDQGNLRIRRVERGRVQAYAGGGDRPGLEGSAGRLTSLSTRTLALGPDGTLYATEESQNRVVTLKSPFPGTSPGETLIPDESGATVDVFDVKGRHLRTLDALTGTPIVTFSYDAAGRLVKVEDRHQNALTVTRDGSGRATTITAPFGQVTTLGYDAAGLLATVTDAIGRKEQLEYAPGGLLTKRVDMGGGVHTMSYDAEGRLLTDADAENRRFAFSQEAASGGTKVDVTTGLMRRESHVFRAGPGVDEVRSLVDRDGTTVAWTIAKSGRTKATLPDGTEVEIVPEADPRLGMLAPYAARHVVRFPSGLTRTVESTWSANVDAAGAVIGLSGERRTPDGVTRMVYDGASRTWTTTTPAGRTLTATLDAEGRLVRSQLPGFVATDRVYDTRSRLASATTGARRTTLGYGAAGAVASVEDPLGRRLGIERDGALRATGLVHTDGAKSAYAYSPMDDLTQVTPPGKGAHVLTYGKDGQLASYVAPGASPIVVGYDGDRDLGKVTYEDGTATDVVRDAAGRPSRLVYAGGEVAFAYDAASGKLRTLTTTSGQGLAFGWDGALLRDVTATGVAPGTMASTYDTMLRQATESASGNVVSFAYDVDGLLTRAGPVFLTREPASGRLASLSVGLAGETFGYTGYGELSSYQARSASGVLLDMALAYDALGRLTEKRENGVTTTYAYDARGRLARVSKNGTATHVYTYDGNGNRTDSGITADGRDRVTSKAGASYTYTGKGERATKTEGASVTRYGYDGRGHLASAELPSGIRVEYELDAYGRRVAKRRSGTVENRYLYRSALQPAAEVDAAGNVLTRYVYARGELGPDLMERGGATYALLKDERGSVRFVVDVFSGVVAQALEYDPFGKVVTDTNPGFQPFGFVGAIHDPDTGLVHLGAREYDPETGAFTRRDPSGLEGGENQYAYAGGDPVNYWDPDGNFVAAVVVGAAAGAAVGGAEGAVFGAADEVMDQAFDPGRTGFDCGAIRSAAGRGAAAGAAAGAVAGAVGAAAARSGPPIKPGTSGGPTAGNRFSQGVRERAFAENPTKTCVFCLREGTGTQVDHATARANGGNATLDNAQVACPHCNASKGAGQYPKTPPPGYEGPWPPSHWKP, encoded by the coding sequence ATGCCTCGGCGCGCGCATCCCTCGTTCTCGCTGCCCTTCCTGCTGCTCATGGCCCTCTCCGTCGCGCTCTCGGCGTGCGGTGGGTGCAGCGACGAGACGTCACCTCCAGGCGCCGACCCCGACGGGGGCGTGAACGTGCCGCCGCCGCCCGGGGAAGGCGGGCCGTGGGTCGATCCGTGCGCGGCGCCTCCCATCGACGGCACGGCCGGGGTGTCGTTCGCGGACGCTATCCGATTCTTGACCGAGGGCGCGTGCTCGCAGCAGCTCGGGGTCGACAAGGCGTACCTCGACGCGACGCGCGTCTCCGTCGTGCGAGGGCGCGTGCTCGACGAGGCGGGCGCGCCCGTCGTGGGCGCGAAGGTACGGGCTCCGAGCGAGGCCAAGCTCGGCGAAAGCAAGACGGACGGCGAGGGGCGGTTCAGCTTCGTGGTGCTCGGGGCGGGCTCGACGCGGCTTCGCTTCGATGCGCCCGGGAAGCTGCTCGCGCACAGAACCGCGTCGCCGCGCCCGAACCGGTTCGCCGTGCTCGAAGACGTGGTGCTCGTCGCGCCCTCGGCCAAAGGCACCCCGGTCGCGTTCGGCTCCGCGGAGTGGCAGGTCGCCTCGGGGGAGACGTCGCGGGACGAGAGCGATCCGCGCACGGCCGTGGTGCTCGTGCCACCGGGTACGCGGGCCGAGGTCGTGAAGGCGAGCGGCGACAAAACGCCCCTCGAACGGGGCACGTTGCGCGTCACCGAATACACACGTGGCAGCCGAGGCCCTTCGGCGATGCCTGGCGAGCTGCCTCCGGCGAGCGCGTACACCTACGCGTCCGCGTTTGCGATCGACGAGGCGGGCGTCGACACACGCGTCGCCTTCAGCGCGCCCGTGGTCACCTACGTCGACAACTTCCTCCACATGAAGGTCGGAGCCCCGGTGCCCGCGGGGGTGCTGGAGGATGGTGACTCCGGTTGGAAGGCCGAGGCCTCGGGCCGCATCGTCGCCGTGCTCCCTGGGCCTTCTCTCGACACCGACGGTGACGGCCAGGCCGACGGCGCCGACGCGCTCGCCGCCGCTGGCATCACGCCCGGGGAGATCGCGGCCCTCGCGAAGGCGGGAGTCGTCCCCGGCAAGAGCTACTTGCGTGTCCCTATGGCCCACTTCTCCGCGTGGGACCTCAACTGGGCCTTTGGCCCGCCCCTCGACTCCATCTTCCCCCCGGATGGTGACGGCAAGGGGGGCCCGGGCATTCCGTGCATCGGCTCGGGTGGCTCGTGGTTCGAGTGCGAGAAGCGCACCCTCGCCGAGGACTTGCCGCTCGTCGGCACGAACGTGTTCCTCCACTACCACTCGGACCGCATGCCGGGCCGCAAGGACGCACGTACGCTCACCGTGCCGGTGACGGGCGCGACCGTGCCGCCCACGGCGAAGCGCGCCGAGGTGAGCGTGACGGTGCTCGGCGTGACCGAGACGAAGACGTTCGCGCCGCTGACCCCGAACCTCACCCACACCTTCACCTGGAACGGCAAAGACGCCTACGGGCGCGATTGGCCCGGGCAGACGGTCGCCGAGGTGCGGGTGGGCCTCGTGTACGACGGTGTCTACCAGAACGTGCGCACCTTCGGCGCCTACGGCGACGGAGAGGCCGTCACCGGCGACAAGACGCGCCAAGAGGTCGGCCTCCGTCGCGGATACGAGGTCCCGATCGGCGCGCGTGATCAGACCGCGCTCGGGCTGGGGGGCTGGTCGCTCTCGGCGCACCACGTCTACGATCCCGCGGGGCGCGTGCTCTACCGCGGGGACGGGACGACGCGCTACGCCGCGGACATCGGCGCCACGTTGCGCATCCTCGCCGGGAGCGGGCGCTTCGGTGGCGCTGGCGATGGCGGACCGCCGCTCGCCGCCGACCTCGCCTCGCCGGACGGCGTGGCCGTGGACGCGAAGGGGACGGTGTACGTCTCCGAGAGCATCGGGTACCGAATCCGCAAGATCGAGGGCGGCGTCATCTCCACCTTCGCGGGGACGGGGACACAAGGCCACACGGGGGACGGCGGGCCCGCGACGATGGCAACGATCGACACGCCGCGTGGCGTGATCGTGCGCCGGGACGGGCGCGTGTGTTTCGCCGAGCAGTACGGCGACAGCGTGCGTTGTGTCGGCCGCGACGGCGTGATCCGGACGATCCTGGGCGGTGGGGCCAAGCCGATCACGATCGATCCTCAGCTCGCGACCGAGGTCACGGTCTCGCGACCGACCGCGCTCGCCGAGGGCCCGGACGGGAGCCTCTACGTCACGGCCGAGGGCACGAGCACCGTGGTGCGGCTCGACCCGGGCGGACGTGTCGAGCTCGCCGTCGGCGGTGGCATGGAGATCGGCGAGGCCGTGCCGGCGCGGAGGACCTCTCTGCTCTTGCCGCGTGGCCTCGCCGTGGGCCCCGACGGGACGCTCTTCATCGCCGAGCAGGGGAGAAATCGCGTGAGGCGCGTCGACCCGTCGGGTCTCGTGTCGACGCTCGCGGGAGCAGGGGACGCGGGCAGCACGGGCGACGGTGGGCCCGCCGAGAGCGCGACGTTTCGCGGTCCGACCGCGCTCGCGGTCGACGCCGAGGGCGCGGTGTTCGTCTCCGACCAGGGCAACCTGCGCATCCGACGTGTGGAGCGTGGGAGGGTTCAGGCGTACGCGGGGGGCGGCGATCGACCTGGTCTCGAGGGCTCGGCCGGGCGCCTGACGTCCCTCTCGACGCGCACGCTCGCGCTGGGCCCCGACGGCACGCTCTACGCGACGGAGGAGTCGCAGAACCGCGTCGTCACGCTCAAGTCGCCGTTCCCCGGCACGAGCCCTGGCGAGACGCTCATCCCCGACGAATCGGGCGCCACGGTGGACGTGTTCGACGTGAAGGGGCGCCACCTTCGCACGCTCGACGCGCTCACCGGCACGCCGATCGTGACGTTCTCGTACGACGCCGCGGGCCGCCTCGTGAAGGTGGAAGACCGACACCAGAACGCGCTCACCGTCACGCGGGACGGGAGCGGGCGCGCGACGACGATCACGGCGCCCTTCGGGCAGGTCACTACCCTCGGGTACGACGCGGCGGGCCTCCTCGCGACGGTGACCGACGCCATCGGGCGCAAAGAGCAGCTCGAGTACGCGCCGGGCGGGCTGCTCACGAAGCGTGTCGACATGGGCGGTGGTGTTCACACGATGTCGTACGACGCCGAGGGCAGGCTGCTCACGGACGCCGACGCCGAGAACCGCCGCTTCGCATTCTCTCAAGAGGCGGCCTCGGGTGGCACGAAGGTCGACGTGACGACGGGGCTCATGCGGCGTGAGTCGCACGTGTTTCGTGCGGGCCCCGGCGTCGACGAGGTGCGGAGCCTCGTCGATCGCGACGGGACGACCGTGGCGTGGACGATCGCCAAGTCGGGGCGCACGAAGGCCACGCTGCCCGACGGGACCGAGGTCGAGATCGTGCCGGAGGCCGACCCTCGCCTCGGAATGCTCGCGCCGTACGCGGCGCGGCACGTCGTGAGGTTCCCGAGCGGTCTCACGCGCACGGTGGAGAGCACGTGGAGCGCGAACGTCGACGCGGCGGGCGCGGTGATCGGGCTCTCCGGCGAGCGGCGCACACCCGATGGCGTGACGCGCATGGTGTACGACGGCGCGAGCCGCACCTGGACGACGACGACGCCCGCGGGCCGCACGCTGACGGCCACACTCGACGCCGAGGGGCGCCTCGTCAGGTCGCAGCTCCCCGGCTTCGTCGCGACGGATCGTGTGTACGACACCCGCAGTCGGCTCGCCTCGGCGACCACGGGAGCGCGCCGCACGACGCTCGGGTACGGTGCCGCCGGAGCGGTCGCGAGTGTCGAGGACCCGCTCGGGCGGCGGCTCGGGATCGAGCGCGACGGGGCCCTGCGCGCGACGGGGCTCGTGCACACCGATGGCGCGAAGAGCGCCTACGCGTACAGCCCCATGGACGACCTCACGCAGGTGACGCCGCCTGGCAAGGGCGCCCACGTGCTCACGTACGGGAAGGACGGCCAGCTCGCGTCGTACGTGGCCCCAGGGGCGAGCCCCATCGTGGTGGGGTACGACGGCGACCGCGACCTCGGGAAGGTGACGTACGAGGACGGCACCGCGACCGACGTGGTGCGCGACGCCGCGGGCAGGCCGTCACGGCTCGTGTACGCCGGTGGAGAGGTCGCGTTCGCGTACGACGCCGCGAGCGGGAAGCTGCGCACGTTGACGACGACCTCGGGGCAAGGCCTCGCGTTCGGGTGGGACGGGGCGCTCCTGCGCGACGTGACGGCGACCGGTGTCGCGCCGGGGACGATGGCGAGCACGTACGACACGATGCTCCGGCAGGCGACGGAGAGCGCCTCGGGCAACGTGGTCTCGTTCGCGTACGACGTGGACGGCCTCCTGACGCGCGCGGGCCCGGTGTTCCTCACGCGAGAGCCGGCGAGCGGGCGCCTCGCGAGCTTGAGCGTCGGCCTCGCCGGGGAGACGTTCGGCTACACGGGCTACGGAGAGCTCTCGAGCTACCAGGCGCGGAGCGCGAGTGGCGTGCTGCTCGACATGGCGCTCGCCTACGACGCGCTCGGCCGCCTCACGGAGAAGCGCGAGAACGGCGTGACGACCACCTACGCGTACGACGCGCGTGGCCGCCTCGCGCGTGTGTCGAAGAACGGCACGGCGACGCACGTGTACACGTACGACGGGAACGGGAACCGTACGGACAGCGGCATCACGGCGGACGGCCGTGACCGCGTGACGTCGAAGGCGGGTGCAAGCTACACGTACACGGGGAAGGGCGAGCGCGCGACGAAGACGGAGGGGGCGAGCGTCACCCGGTACGGGTACGACGGGCGTGGGCACCTCGCGAGCGCGGAGCTCCCGAGCGGGATCCGCGTGGAGTACGAGCTCGACGCGTACGGGCGCCGCGTGGCGAAGCGTCGCAGCGGGACGGTAGAGAACCGGTATTTGTACAGGAGCGCGCTGCAGCCTGCGGCGGAGGTGGACGCGGCGGGCAACGTGCTGACGCGGTACGTGTACGCGCGAGGGGAGCTCGGGCCGGACCTGATGGAGCGCGGGGGCGCGACGTACGCGCTATTGAAGGACGAGCGCGGCAGCGTGCGGTTCGTGGTGGACGTGTTCAGCGGGGTCGTCGCGCAGGCGCTCGAGTACGACCCGTTCGGGAAGGTGGTGACGGACACGAACCCTGGCTTCCAGCCGTTCGGGTTCGTGGGTGCGATACACGACCCGGACACGGGCCTCGTGCACCTGGGGGCGCGCGAGTACGACCCGGAGACCGGAGCGTTCACGCGACGCGACCCGAGCGGCCTCGAGGGAGGCGAGAACCAGTACGCGTACGCCGGGGGAGATCCGGTCAACTACTGGGACCCGGACGGGAACTTCGTCGCGGCGGTGGTGGTGGGAGCGGCTGCGGGAGCCGCGGTCGGAGGCGCGGAGGGCGCGGTCTTCGGCGCAGCCGACGAGGTGATGGATCAGGCGTTCGACCCCGGGAGGACGGGGTTCGATTGCGGGGCGATTCGGTCGGCCGCGGGCCGCGGGGCTGCGGCGGGGGCTGCGGCCGGGGCCGTTGCGGGGGCGGTGGGGGCGGCGGCCGCACGGAGCGGCCCGCCGATCAAGCCGGGCACCTCGGGAGGCCCAACCGCGGGAAACCGCTTCTCCCAGGGGGTTCGAGAACGAGCGTTCGCCGAGAATCCGACCAAGACATGCGTGTTCTGTCTGCGAGAGGGCACCGGCACCCAGGTCGATCACGCGACCGCTCGTGCGAACGGAGGAAATGCGACACTAGACAACGCTCAGGTTGCGTGTCCACACTGCAACGCTTCCAAGGGGGCCGGTCAGTACCCGAAGACGCCTCCGCCTGGATACGAGGGGCCATGGCCGCCTTCCCACTGGAAGCCGTAG
- a CDS encoding DUF4265 domain-containing protein — translation MAAFPLEAVVMTMASEIATHDAPIWQDRANFIIFADLSSAGMPGRWEQLWARQLGEAEFELCCIPYFTYSLALGDRVRTQPSGGRRYVVAEVHARSGRRVVRLWLKEAQARGRECILRHLESSSPLHEWSSDNLLAIDVPSGGPDPVLSALLAELPNLGVDVEWAD, via the coding sequence ATGGCCGCCTTCCCACTGGAAGCCGTAGTGATGACCATGGCATCCGAGATCGCTACACACGACGCCCCCATCTGGCAGGATAGGGCCAACTTCATCATCTTCGCGGACCTGTCGTCCGCCGGAATGCCAGGCCGGTGGGAGCAGCTCTGGGCACGCCAACTAGGCGAGGCAGAGTTCGAGCTCTGCTGCATCCCATACTTCACGTACTCCCTAGCCCTAGGCGATAGGGTTCGCACCCAGCCCTCGGGTGGAAGGCGCTACGTGGTCGCGGAGGTCCACGCCAGAAGCGGTCGGCGTGTGGTACGGCTCTGGTTGAAGGAGGCGCAGGCGCGAGGGAGAGAATGCATCCTCCGACATCTGGAGTCCTCGTCTCCTCTGCACGAGTGGAGCTCCGACAACCTGCTCGCGATCGACGTGCCTTCAGGTGGCCCTGACCCCGTGCTCTCAGCGCTTCTGGCGGAGCTGCCGAACCTTGGTGTCGACGTGGAGTGGGCCGACTGA